One Salvia splendens isolate huo1 chromosome 22, SspV2, whole genome shotgun sequence DNA segment encodes these proteins:
- the LOC121786528 gene encoding protein FMP32, mitochondrial-like, whose protein sequence is MAAAYCRRALLIAPRLHGASRVGSRFASRTFSDVVKPRPLCDLVRPDCKRLILVDTLALVRKFEAKGMPTKQAEAITEALKDVQNDSYDNVAHNFASKVDMEKNVMTIESNSSKFESEVKSTVIHHVSLLQQENEKMKSDIDKLRSEIRYEIDKVTAGLRLDLNLEKGRIRDELNHHHQDTINLNSKIDREIHVLRANIESLKYELIKYCVGTFASIAAVGLALLRFVY, encoded by the exons ATGGCAGCCGCATACTGCAGGCGGGCTCTGCTAATCGCCCCCCGCTTGCATGGCGCCAGCCGGGTCGGATCCCGATTCGCATCCCGGACCTTCTCCGACGTCGTCAAGCCCCGCCCCTTGTGCGACCTCGTTCGACCCGACTGCAAACGCCTCATCCTCGTCGACACTTTGGCTCTc GTGAGGAAATTCGAGGCGAAGGGGATGCCAACGAAGCAGGCGGAGGCGATCACGGAGGCGCTCAAGGACGTTCAAAACGACAGCTACGACAATGTGGCTCACAACTTCGCCTCCAAAGTGGACATGGAGAAA AATGTGATGACGATCGAATCCAACTCCTCCAAATTCGAAAGCGAAGTTAAAAGTACTgtg ATTCACCATGTCTCTTTGCTGCAACAAGAGAATGAGAAAATGAAGTCCGACATCGATAAACTCCGCAGTGAGATAAG GTATGAAATAGACAAAGTCACAGCAGGGTTGCGGTTGGATCTTAATCTCGAAAAAGG GCGAATCCGGGATGAGCTCAACCATCACCATCAAGACACAATTAACCTCAACAGCAAGATTGATCGA GAAATTCATGTGCTGAGGGCAAATATAGAATCATTGAAATACGAGTTGATCAAATATTGTGTTGGGACATTTGCCTCCATTGCTGCTGTTGGTCTCGCTTTGCTTCGTTTTGTTTACTGA
- the LOC121787545 gene encoding transmembrane and coiled-coil domain-containing protein 4-like isoform X1: MSSSSKSMLTPPQKHSASALFAMALNQAQIHQTQPLGLPASADDGSPSEDPQLWGNRSSALLQPVFQFFEIDSKSWGGVEESAGSSPAKNHLGAFLRLLAEESGNVPSEVAKNGTALVDAVDAMSSKLDLSPADHDSKKQRQLKYEYTCREKFSAPEETQESKPEERDPSDVSQLEKDVATSKSEQAVRTNIIESDGRPMEEAEMVSYQTKILVLYELLSACLADLPEDNEKSAKRRKGYDSRHRVALRLLATWFDVKWIKMEAIEIMVACTAMAILKQEESKEEGNSTGTSWEKWKRGGIIGAAALTGGTLMAITGGLAAPAIAAGFGALAPTLGTIIPVIGAGGFAAVATAAGSVAGSVAVAASFGAAGAGLTGTKVARRIGDVEEFEFKTIGDNHNQGRLAVEILISGFVFEEEDFLSPWEAQHENLERYALQWESEHLIAVSTAIQDWLTSKIAMELMKQGAMMTVLSTLMTALAWPAALLSLTSFIDSKWAIAIDRSDKAGKMLAEVLLKGLQGHRPVTLVGFSLGARVILSCLETLAESETNAGLVERVVLLGAPIAIKDTNWEATRKMVAGRYINVYSTNDWMLGMAFRANLLTRGLAGILPVDVPGIENVDATEFIDGHSSYLWRTQQILEQLELDTYYPVFNREAVKP; the protein is encoded by the exons ATGTCATCATCATCGAAATCGATGCTGACGCCGCCGCAGAAACACTCGGCGTCAGCTCTCTTTGCTATGGCCTTGAACCAGGCGCAGATCCACCAGACTCAGCCACTCGGCCTTCCCGCCTCCGCCGATGACGGCAGTCCGTCGGAGGACCCTCAGCTCTGGGGCAATCGATCCTCCGCCCTCCTTCAACCTGTCTTCCA GTTTTTTGAAATTGATAGCAAATCGTGGGGTGGGGTGGAGGAATCTGCTGGATCTTCACCAGCAAAGAATCATCTTGGAGCT TTCTTGAGGTTACTTGCGGAGGAAAGTGGTAATGTGCCATCAGAAGTTGCTAAGAACGGAACAGCTCTAGTCGACGCTGTCGATGCTATGTCTTCGAAATTGGATTTATCGCCTGCAGACCATGACTCCAAAAAGCAAAGACAACTAAAGTATGAGTATACGTGTCGGGAGAAGTTTTCAGCCCCAGAGGAAACTCAAGAATCGAAACCAGAAGAGAGGGATCCATCTGATGTTTCTCAGCTGGAGAAAGATGTTGCTACATCTAAATCAGAGCAAGCAGTCAGAACAAATATCATTGAATCAGATGGAAGGCCAATGGAAGAGGCAGAAATGGTTAGTTACCAGACGAAAATTTTGGTTCTTTATGAGCTTCTTTCAGCTTGTCTGGCAGATCTGCCTGAAGATAACGAAAAGTCCGCCAAAAGAAGAAAGGGCTATGATTCCAGACATCGTGTAGCATTGAGGTTGCTGGCAACATGGTTTGATGTCAAATGGATAAAAATG GAAGCAATTGAAATTATGGTTGCTTGTACTGCGATGGCAATTTTGAAACAGGAGGAATCCAAAGAAGAAGGAAATTCCACCGGCACATCGTGGGAGAAGTGGAAACGTGGAGGCATCATTGGTGCTGCTGCACTAACAGGAGGTACCTTGATGGCAATTACTGGAg GTTTAGCTGCTCCAGCAATTGCAGCTGGGTTCGGTGCTTTAGCACCGACATTAGGGACCATTATTCCTGTTATTGGGGCAGGTGGGTTTGCTGCAGTAGCTACTGCTGCTGGAAGCGTTGCAGGCTCTGTGGCTGTTGCAGCTTCCTTTGGAG CGGCTGGAGCCGGACTTACAGGTACCAAAGTGGCTAGGAGAATTGGTGATGTTGAAGAATTTGAGTTCAAAACAATAGGGGATAACCATAATCAAGGG CGACTAGCTGTTGAGATCTTAATATCAGGATTCGTTTTTGAGGAAGAAGACTTTTTGAGCCCTTGGGAAGCACAACATGAAAACTTGGAAAG GTACGCACTGCAGTGGGAGTCGGAGCATCTAATTGCTGTCAGCACTGCTATTCAAGACTGGCTTACTTCAA AAATAGCCATGGAATTGATGAAACAAGGCGCCATGATGACTGTATTAAGTACCCTTATGACAGCACTGGCATGGCCAGCAGCATTGCTTTCTCTTACTAGTTTTATTGATAGCAAGTGGGCAATTGCCATAGACAG ATCTGATAAGGCAGGAAAAATGCTGGCAGAAGTGTTACTGAAGGGTTTGCAAGGGCACAG GCCAGTGACTCTCGTGGGTTTCTCATTAGGAGCGAGAGTGATTCTGAGTTGCCTTGAGACTTTGGCGGAAAGTGAAACTAATG CTGGGCTCGTGGAAAGAGTTGTTCTTCTTGGAGCTCCCATAGCGATTAAAGACACAAACTGGGAAGCTACTCGAAAG ATGGTGGCCGGGAGATATATCAATGTATATTCAACAAATGATTGGATGCTCGGAATGGCATTTCGTGCCAA TCTCCTTACAAGAGGATTGGCTGGAATTCTGCCGGTTGATGTCCCGGGCATTGAAAAT GTCGACGCGACTGAATTTATTGACGGGCACTCATCTTATCTTTGGCGCACGCAGCAGATCCTAGAACAGCTCGAGCTGGATACTTATTACCCTGTTTTCAACCGAGAAGCTGTAAAACCATAG
- the LOC121787548 gene encoding protein CHAPERONE-LIKE PROTEIN OF POR1, chloroplastic-like: protein MSSGLTCGPLRYSMGLPARGLRSHKKQFMFMPSFGSSANILFLKRNGLAASTWRYKQRVASVKCAMDATFGDSSNESTVIFPRINVKDPYKRLGISKEASEDEIQSARNFLMQTYGGDKASANAIEAAHDKIIMQKFYERKNPKINVKKKVREVTQHKYVQAVTSRFRTPSTKVVVKTSIAFLVLGVLTVLFPTEEGPTLQVAISLILTMYFIHDRLKTKLRAFLYGAGSFAFSWLLGTFLMVSVMPRILKGPTSLEVTTSLISYIILWVSSTYLR, encoded by the exons ATGTCATCCGGGTTAACTTGTGGCCCCTTGAGATATAGCATGGGCTTACCTGCAAGAGGGCTACGGTCGCATAAGAAACAGTTCATGTTTATGCCTAGTTTTGGGTCATCTGCAAATATTCTCTTTTTGAAAAG AAATGGTTTGGCTGCATCAACTTGGAGATATAAACAGAGAGTGGCTTCTGTTAAGTGCGCAATGGATGCTACCTTTGGGGATTCTAGTAATGAATCAACTG TTATATTTCCTAGAATTAATGTCAAGGATCCTTACAAGCGACTAGGAATCAGTAAGGAAGCTTCAGAAGATGAAATTCAATCTGCTCGGAACTTCCTAATGCAAACATATGGAGGAGACAAAGCAAGTGCGAATGCAATTGAAGCAGCACATGATAAGATCATTATGCAAAAATTTTACGAAAGGAAGAACCCTAAGATCAACGTCAAGAAAAAGGTCAGGGAAGTAACCCAGCATAAATATGTCCAGGCTGTCACAAGCAGGTTTAGAACCCCATCCACAAAGGTCGTTGTAAAAACCTCCATAGCTTTCTTGGTACTTGGAGTGCTAACTGTACTCTTTCCAACGGAAGAAGGCCCAACACTTCAAGTTGCTATCTCTCTGATACTCACAATGTACTTTATTCATGATCGCCTCAAGACCAAGCTGCGTGCTTTTCTCTATGG TGCTGGGAGTTTTGCTTTTTCGTGGCTTCTAGGAACTTTCTTGATGGTCTCTGTGATGCCACGAATACTCAAAGGGCCAACAAGCTTGGAAGTGACGACGTCATTGATAAGCTACATTATCCTTTGGGTTTCATCTACTTATCTTCGATGA
- the LOC121787545 gene encoding transmembrane and coiled-coil domain-containing protein 4-like isoform X2 — protein MSSKLDLSPADHDSKKQRQLKYEYTCREKFSAPEETQESKPEERDPSDVSQLEKDVATSKSEQAVRTNIIESDGRPMEEAEMVSYQTKILVLYELLSACLADLPEDNEKSAKRRKGYDSRHRVALRLLATWFDVKWIKMEAIEIMVACTAMAILKQEESKEEGNSTGTSWEKWKRGGIIGAAALTGGTLMAITGGLAAPAIAAGFGALAPTLGTIIPVIGAGGFAAVATAAGSVAGSVAVAASFGAAGAGLTGTKVARRIGDVEEFEFKTIGDNHNQGRLAVEILISGFVFEEEDFLSPWEAQHENLERYALQWESEHLIAVSTAIQDWLTSKIAMELMKQGAMMTVLSTLMTALAWPAALLSLTSFIDSKWAIAIDRSDKAGKMLAEVLLKGLQGHRPVTLVGFSLGARVILSCLETLAESETNAGLVERVVLLGAPIAIKDTNWEATRKMVAGRYINVYSTNDWMLGMAFRANLLTRGLAGILPVDVPGIENVDATEFIDGHSSYLWRTQQILEQLELDTYYPVFNREAVKP, from the exons ATGTCTTCGAAATTGGATTTATCGCCTGCAGACCATGACTCCAAAAAGCAAAGACAACTAAAGTATGAGTATACGTGTCGGGAGAAGTTTTCAGCCCCAGAGGAAACTCAAGAATCGAAACCAGAAGAGAGGGATCCATCTGATGTTTCTCAGCTGGAGAAAGATGTTGCTACATCTAAATCAGAGCAAGCAGTCAGAACAAATATCATTGAATCAGATGGAAGGCCAATGGAAGAGGCAGAAATGGTTAGTTACCAGACGAAAATTTTGGTTCTTTATGAGCTTCTTTCAGCTTGTCTGGCAGATCTGCCTGAAGATAACGAAAAGTCCGCCAAAAGAAGAAAGGGCTATGATTCCAGACATCGTGTAGCATTGAGGTTGCTGGCAACATGGTTTGATGTCAAATGGATAAAAATG GAAGCAATTGAAATTATGGTTGCTTGTACTGCGATGGCAATTTTGAAACAGGAGGAATCCAAAGAAGAAGGAAATTCCACCGGCACATCGTGGGAGAAGTGGAAACGTGGAGGCATCATTGGTGCTGCTGCACTAACAGGAGGTACCTTGATGGCAATTACTGGAg GTTTAGCTGCTCCAGCAATTGCAGCTGGGTTCGGTGCTTTAGCACCGACATTAGGGACCATTATTCCTGTTATTGGGGCAGGTGGGTTTGCTGCAGTAGCTACTGCTGCTGGAAGCGTTGCAGGCTCTGTGGCTGTTGCAGCTTCCTTTGGAG CGGCTGGAGCCGGACTTACAGGTACCAAAGTGGCTAGGAGAATTGGTGATGTTGAAGAATTTGAGTTCAAAACAATAGGGGATAACCATAATCAAGGG CGACTAGCTGTTGAGATCTTAATATCAGGATTCGTTTTTGAGGAAGAAGACTTTTTGAGCCCTTGGGAAGCACAACATGAAAACTTGGAAAG GTACGCACTGCAGTGGGAGTCGGAGCATCTAATTGCTGTCAGCACTGCTATTCAAGACTGGCTTACTTCAA AAATAGCCATGGAATTGATGAAACAAGGCGCCATGATGACTGTATTAAGTACCCTTATGACAGCACTGGCATGGCCAGCAGCATTGCTTTCTCTTACTAGTTTTATTGATAGCAAGTGGGCAATTGCCATAGACAG ATCTGATAAGGCAGGAAAAATGCTGGCAGAAGTGTTACTGAAGGGTTTGCAAGGGCACAG GCCAGTGACTCTCGTGGGTTTCTCATTAGGAGCGAGAGTGATTCTGAGTTGCCTTGAGACTTTGGCGGAAAGTGAAACTAATG CTGGGCTCGTGGAAAGAGTTGTTCTTCTTGGAGCTCCCATAGCGATTAAAGACACAAACTGGGAAGCTACTCGAAAG ATGGTGGCCGGGAGATATATCAATGTATATTCAACAAATGATTGGATGCTCGGAATGGCATTTCGTGCCAA TCTCCTTACAAGAGGATTGGCTGGAATTCTGCCGGTTGATGTCCCGGGCATTGAAAAT GTCGACGCGACTGAATTTATTGACGGGCACTCATCTTATCTTTGGCGCACGCAGCAGATCCTAGAACAGCTCGAGCTGGATACTTATTACCCTGTTTTCAACCGAGAAGCTGTAAAACCATAG